CGCGAGAGCCCCTCATGGAAAAAGGAGACCAAGCTTGACACTCCCCTATCTTGTTGTTAATTACCGCCTGTCCATGGTGGCCTTCGGTACAGTAATGACCATCGAAACTGAAAAGTTTCACGTTCATCCCGTGCAGAGGTCAGCAAACCATTCAGATCAAATTGAAGACCTGTCTCCCCCTTTTGTACGGAAGGTTCAGGCTTTTCTGGATGGAAAGCCTTCTGCCCGCCCGTATTTTGAAGGGGCATGAGTCCATCGATTCTGTTAGAATAATTTTTCGACCATATATTACAAAACAAGGAGAGAGTAAAGAGATCATGGCACATCCAAGCGAAGCGGAATTGAAACTCAACCTTTATATAAAGTTTTTGAGGGAGAGATTGTTTTTTGAACCTACGTCGGCCACTCTGCATTACAACCTCGGGCTTGCCTATTCTCAAAAAGGCCAGTTAGACGAGGCCATCTCCGAATTCAAGCAGGCTCTGGAGAATGATCCAAACCTCGTGGACGCCTATGTCAACATGGGAGGGATGTTTTACCAGAAAGGCGATATGGATCAGTGCATCGATGCCAATTTGAAAGCGCTCGCTCTAGATCCAAAACTCGCCATAGCTCACAGCAATGTGGGATTTGCCTATCTTCAGAAAGGTGACTATGAAAATGCCATAGAATCCAGCAAGCAGGCCATTGAAATCATTCCCGACAATCTCCAGGCATACAACAATCTCGCAGTCGCATACATCCAGGCCGAAAAACCCCGGGAGAGCATCGAAGCATCTCTCAAGATCTTGAGCATCAACGACCAGTTTGCTCCCGCGCACTACAACCTGGCAGTCGCCTACCGGCTGACCGGCGCCATGAAAGAAGCTCGGAAGCATTATGAAAAAGCGAAGGCACTGGGCTATCCCATCGACAGTGCTGCCGAAGCCGAGTGGCGTAACGAAGAATAGATCGGATCTTCATCAGCTCTGCACTGCCAAAGAACATGAACAATCAATAACATGATTCCCTTCCACCGCAGCTCTGAGGCCATGGGTTTGGAGGATAAACAACTCCCCATCCGGTTTACCTCATCGCTCCTACCCGAAGGGAGTCTTCGATTTGATCGAGGTTTAACGATGGAAATCGGCAAAGATATGTTTGTCATATTGGAATATACCGTTCGTTTGAAAGACGGTTCCTACGTCAAAGGGGAAGGCACCCCAGTATCTCTCAATTTCATCTCAGGCTACGACCAGATTCTTCCATCCCTGGAAAAAAGACTTGTGGGGCTGGAATTGGGGGCGGAAACCGATTTTATCATTCCCGCCCGCGAAGCCTTTGGCGAACATGACAAAAACCAGGTACGCCGAAAGAGTTTCAAAGAATTTCCGGAAGGTCGATCCCTGGAGGTAGGGAAATGGGTAGTGGCAACCAACAGTGAAACACAGGCACAATATGGCTATTATGTGAAGGAAAAAACCGACGATGAGGTGGTCTTGGATTATAACCACCCCCTCGCCGGAAAGGATTTGTATTATCATGTGAAGGTAGTCCACCTGAGGCCCGCATCCAAAGAGGAACTGAAAGAAATACGCCCCTGCGAGCACGCAGATGAAGAAGAGGAATCCCGGGCGGTGTCTTTGCAATAACAGACTTTAAGGATAAACCGGTGGGAATGTAACGTTCCGGAACACCGGAGAAAAAGAAATCCCTGAATCCTCCTTCATAAGGGGGATTCAGGGGGATGTATAATACTTGCTCCTCCCAGCCCTCTAAAGCTGACGCTTTTCCTTGACCCAAACACAAAAATCATAGATCGTCCGGGCTCTTGCATCCCCATCAATCAATCCCCGACACAATTCAAACAGCTCTCTATGCAAAGATACCGATTCTTCCCGCTCCCCCTGCGATTGATAAAATTCCTTCACCAATACATTGGCCTTCAAGGATGCAGAGCTAAACATTCTCTCTCTAGGATCTTTAGGTTCCTGGAAAGGCTCCCAGTTCTCGTATCCAATCCGCAGAATACGCTCCTGCCCCCGCTTGGACATGGAGTCGAAAATCGCCTTTTTTTTCATCTCATATTCGTTTTCATCCACCATTTACACACACTCTTTTCCATAATAGCCGCACAGGAAGTCAATTCCCGCTCGAAGGGTTCAACGCCAAAACAATTTCAGACGGATTTTCTTAAATTCCCTTGTACTGAAAAGGATCCGGTAATCAGTCAGTCCAATCGCCTTTCCGAGTTTCCCTGCAATCCGCTCACAGTCTTCTATGCTCCGACCGTGCACCATAGCATAGAGATTATAAGGCCAAGTTGGGTAAGCAGGCCTGTAGTAACAGTGGCTCACTTCAGGGTGGGATGCAAGGATTTGCCCACTTGCGTCGAGCCGTTCCTCGGGACACCGCCACACCACCATGCCATTGGCGCTGAAACCTACCTGACGATGGTTCAGTACGGCAGCAAAACGGCGGATGAATCCTCTTTGGATCCAAAGAAGCATCAGTTCCAAAAGCTCCGTCTCTTCCATCCCTATGGAATCCGCCCAAACCTTGAAAGGCTTTCCAACGAGCGGTAGATCCTCCTGAATGCATCTCACCACGCGAATGTTATCCTCGCAGGGATCAAATTGAATCGAAGATTCCACAAGAGGCAGACCCGCCGGATCTTCGACAGCCTCACTTTCTCCTTCCTCGAGAACATCCAGAACCACCGCAAGCTTATATTTCTTCAGCGCCGGCAAGAGCAACGTCGGCCAGCCACCGGCTGCCTTGGAAAGCTCTTCTATCGTCTCTTCCAGGGAAATCCCCGGAGGGACAGCAATGGTAAACCATATATTGTAATTGCCCGATCGCAAATAGTTGTGACTCACACCCGGATAGAGATTGATTGCGGCAGCAGCCCGTTCCACTTCACCTTCAGGAACCGACATAGCCACCAGACAGCTCCGGTACCCGAGAGCTCCCGTATTGAAGATGGCGCTGATCTGCCTCAGCAGCTTTTGTTCCTTCAGCCTCCCTATACGTTTTAGAACGTTGTCTTCATTGATTCCAAGCCCCTCAGACAAAACGCGGTATGGTTCTGAAATCAAAGGGAAAGATCGCTGTATTCGATCGAGCAGAACGCGGTTGATGGAGTCCAATACTCTTGCTCCTTATGGTCACGTTGTCCGAGATTGTATTTTCATCATGAATTCCCCGAAAAACAGGTCCTTCCAGACGTGCTTAAATCCTCATTCTGAGTTTTTCACTATATACACGTGTATCAGTTGTGACAAGCACAGGAAACACAATCCCTCTGAGGAACAGAAAAACGTTGATCGTTACAAACGGAAAGGGACGGGGATCTTTCATGAATTGTCACAAGATTTCCTGTCGCAGTATCATTTCAGGGAGAATAATGATAAACAGATGCTTTCTTGTCATCATCCGTAGATTAAAAACACCTTTTCCTTTTATCCCGGGTTGGTAGAAGACTATTTCGTCTGTGTAATCTGTGTAATCTGTGGATTGATTTAGCCTGATTTTCACCACACCATGAGGAAACTAAAAATGCAAAGATCCTTTCCGGTGCATCTCCTGGTAAGCACGCCCAGTGGTCCAATCCCTTTGACACCCGAACGCGCCAGAATCTCCCTTCCCCAGGGACCTGAAGCTCAAGGCGCGTTGATCCATTACGGTCCCTTTCTTCAAGCCGTTGCCCGCTTCTTATCCCAAGATTCATATGCCCCTCTCCTCCATTCTCTCTCCCGGCAACTCGATCGACCGATTGCCCGGGAAGACATTGAAAATGTGGAGTTGATCAGCGAAAAACACGGGGTTCTTTACCACGTGGTTCATTTGCGCGTTCACATAAAAAGCGAAAGAGTGTCGCTTGTACTGAATGTAGCCGTCAAGCCCGAACAGCAGGCGTTTCTCGAAAGCGAATGCAGTCTCCTGGAAATGCTGCACCAGCATTTCGGCCTGCCTTACCTTCCACGGCCTCTCTTCAAAGGAGAAGCGCTTTATACCGGAGATGACGGCTCCGAACTGACACTGAAGATTTTCATGGCAGAGTGGTTCGAAGGATTCCACGAATTTCACCTTTCGATGGAACCTCAACAGGAGCAGCCTGTAATCAAGGTTTGGGGATTGGAAGAGGGGGACACGGTTCTCAGAACAGATCAGGCTCTGGCCCTCTATCAGCATGCATCGGCCATTCTGACCGCCTATCTCGATCCTGCTTCCTTCAGGCAGATCTACCCCTGGCACCACGCGGCAGGAGATTTCATTCTCAAGCAAACCCCAAACGGCATCCAACTGCGCCTCGTCACCGCCCGGGATTACCGGGCCCTCATTTCTCTGGGAGCGGACCCGGAGGAAAAGTGGGTCGCTCTGGTACATTTCTTTTTCAACCTCACTCTTCGCATGCGCATGGACCGACTGGATGGAACGGGAAAACGGGCCTGGGCGCCCCCTGAAAGTCTTAGTGGCGTGCTATCGGGATTTCTGGAATCCTGGTCTGAAAAAGCTCGGTTGGACCCCTCTCTGCCGCCGGCAGAGGATGTGCTTCACCTTCTGCGCCGATTCACACCGCGGGAGTGGATTTCTCTCGGAGAGGTCGTCCTGGAAGATGGCATGGTAGAAACCGATGAGCTTGATTTCCTGAGCTATCATATGGCGGAACACGTATCAGCGCTCATGGATGCTCTCGATAAACAAAGGCCCTGATTTTTCGTTCCGTCCGAAAGAGGATATCAGAAAAGCTCACCGGTCGACCGCCTCTGTGGCGGTTCCCCCGGCGAAAACTATCTCATATGCATCATTGCATCCGGCCCCGCTCAGAAGATGCGAAGGGAATAACGGCCAATTCAATTCCCATTTTCAGCAGCGCCGCCTTCCCGCGAACAGTGAGATCACTCGTAAAGAGGTTCTGATCACGGCCCTCAATGGGATACGCCTTCAGCCTGTAGTGCGTTCCCCAAGGTTTTTCAGCGACGGAAACACGAATGGGGTTCTTCAATTGCACGAAAGGACTGGTCAAAGCCACATCATACAACTTCTGCCTCACCAACTGTGCATCATGCGTTGGGTTCAGATAAAAATTTGCGACACAGAGTAATTCCCGTTTGGCATCGTTGGCATTGTAGATGTTGGAATCCCAGATCTTTTTATGGGGAATGCTCACCAGGGTATCATCCAGCGTCACCATTCTCAGAACTCGCGCTTCCAGGGATTTCACCTCTCCATAGGCGCCGTCGATTTCCACCCAGTCCCCCGGCCGGTAGGGCCGTTCATATATGGCGACGATACCTGCAGCAAGGCTGCTGACATAATCCTTAAAAGCAAAGCCGACCCCCAGGCCCACTGCCCCCAAAAGGGCCAACAGATTTTCCGGAGTGGGGTGAATGATCATGGGAACAATCCATATGATGGATACGATCCATATGATCAATCGCAAGACAGGGACAAGGGGAAGAATTTTAAAACGGAAACGTTCTGGAACGTTACCCGCAAACCACGGAAATACACGTTCAACGAATTCGATCAACAGCCATGAAGCGACAACGATGAAAAATATGATCAAGTAATTGATTTCGTTAAAATTTCTAAACACACTAACCATTGTCTCATCCATGACATCCCCCTAAACCGCATCCACAAGATATCCGCCACTGGCCAAAAACTGCCGTACGGCGGGGTACCCCAGTGCCGGTATATGCCATACGCCTTTCTCCAGTGCCAACAGCCCCGCAGCGCGCGACAGGTGCAAGGTTCTCAGAATTTCAGGGGGAGCCAGGGGGAGCAGGTGGGAGAGGAGTTGTGTCGAAAGACCACCGTGAAGCAAAATGGCATCCAGAACAAAATATAAATCGCGATCCATCTGTCTGGGGAGAACAGGAAGGTCCAAGTCATTCCAGGGTCTTACCCATATGGTGTTGCCTCGATCTGCAGCCGCCGTTTGTCGAACCTTCTCATTGGCCTCCTCTTCCGGAGCCAATCGCAGGCTGTACTTCCAAACAGCCAGCGCAATACCCAGTATCCCGCGGCTGAATGCCGCAACATGATTGAGAAAGTCGGTGACCTCAACCTTTTCACCCTCACCCTTTTTTTCTTCGCCACCCTTTTGCTGTCCACCGGCCTCTTTTTCATTACCCTTCACAGGAAGGAGAACAAACTTACCGTTGTCTGTCTGACGAAATCTAAAAACTGCCTCACTTCCCTCAGTGGAAGGAGGCTGGAAGCAACGCTCCAGACGCTCCCGATCGAAGGCGGCAAGGGTGAGCGGTTCGGGGAGGAAGGATTCCAATTGGAGCGCCATATTGAGGTAAGCCCACGCCCATGTGTCACAGCCGATGATGCAACGTCCGGAAAACGAAAGCAATTTGTCCACAAGTTTGCGCATCAAATCGAGGCCTTCATAATGACGCAGATAGTAATGTTCCAGATGGGGAATGATTAAGAAAGCATTCGATGAATCGGGTATTCGGGAGATCCACGCGTCACCGCCCGCCAAAATCTGGTTGGTAGACGGAGCTCTCAGAATCCGCCACGGAGGTGTTTCTCCCAAGCATTCGAGAATTTCGGAAACTCCACTGTGGGGTGCGCCCAGAACGATCCTAAAGGGGCATTCCGGGTGGTCCGTGTTCAGCCAATCCGATAAAGCGCCGTTCAAGGCAGGAACGGCCTCCTTCCAATTGGGAACGGGGATGATGCGATTCAGCATTGACTGATCGACTTCACGCAATTCCGTTTGAACCACCTTTTCTTTTGTCTTTTCAGGGGCTCTCCACAACCGGTCCCACAGACCGAGTATCCCTTTGCGCATTACCTCCCCTGTCGGCTCTCTCGGTTTCACATACTGAGACCATGGGACAAAATCCCAAAGGCCGGATTGAATCATATCATCCTCAAGAAGGGTATTGGCCTGCATCTATAAACTCACCTCATCGGTCTCATTCCGATTTTTCTTCCCTGGAAACATTGGCATTATGAACCATGATCTGAGTGAAAGGAATTTCCCAGCCATACCGGTTACATGCATCCACAGAGATCCTCTGAATGCACCGCGCGAGAGTGTCGTGATTCTTTGCAGCCCTCCCATGGAAGTCGGCAATAATGGCATAGTCGAGAGAAGAAGCCCCCGCTTCCTTGAATTCCACCTTGAGATTCACCAGGTCTTTTCCATACCCCTCTTTGTCGAGCTCTTCCATGAGGCTCTTCGCCAGTTTCTGCGGCACTTCCTGCGTCGAGATGGATTGATGCCGATAATCGATCCCGAAGGTGATATTGAGCCTGAAATTTGTGGAGATGTTATTGGGGTTCATTTCCAAGAACTCTTTGGTCGGATAGGTCTTCCGGCTGCCCCCCAGGAGCACGAGCTGCACCATTTCGGGAGTCTGCGAAATCACTTTGCCCCGCGTGCCGTCGGAAAGGATCACCCAATCCCCCTCCTTGCAGGGAAACCATGGCTCGGCGGAATCATAAGGGCGTGAGCGAAGGTCTTCCAGATCTTTCAACGGCAGGTGGAGCACACCTCCCTGAAGTTCGGGGTTGACCAGAAGCGTGTCGAAGCTCAAAACCTCCACCTTCCAGGGAAGCCCCCGGTATACGACACGTTCCCCTTCCTTGACGGTACTGAGGTTCAGCAGAAGCTTACCCTGATCATAAAACCTGGGAAATGCCTGCTTGGCTGTCCAGGCAAGACCAAAAAGAAAAAGGAGTGAGATGCCTAGGAGCACCCAATCCCCTGCGACATAAAAGACCAATAGAGAGGCACCGATGGCCCCTATGAAGGTCAAAATATGGTAGATCACCGTAGCCAGGCGGAGATAAAATGAATGTTTGAGGGACTTATGAATCAGACCGGATTTGTAGACGTATCGATAAAAAAGGCGAAACAGCAGGAAAACCGAAACAAATGCCAGTACAGCAAAAAAAAGATTCCTGCCCCGACTTCTGAAAAAAACGAGAACAACGTCTTGAGTGGACTGCCAAAAAGATTCCTTTTCTTTGAGCCGCTCTGACAGCTGATACTGAGCGACAGAAAGTTGATTGGATATCTGCTGTTCCCTGCCCTTCCATTCTTTTTCCAAATCCTCCAGTTCTTTTTTCAGCATGGGATCTTTGACACCGGCCAAACGCTTTTCAATATTCGAGAGGGCTGTTTTAACAATGGGGATCCGCTTTTGGTAATAGTCCACTTCACCACGAAGTTTTTCAATTTCCCGGGGGCGGGCCGTCATGTTCCTCAGTTCCTGGACGATGGGCCCCAGAAGATCCTGCATCTCTTCAGACCAGTTGAAGATCGTCTTGGGCCTGGCTGAAAACGCTTCCAGATCGGTACCCGTTGCAATTTCATCAAAGTTCTTGTCCAGGCTGCTCAAACGATTATCTATTTCATTTATTTCATTAATGATTCTAACTTTTTGATCTTCCGTCGCAGCTTCTTTCAGTTCCTTTTCCTTCGCCCTGCGCTGCTCCGTGAGGATTTGCACGGACTCCATGATATTCCCGAGAGTGATGAGGGTGGCCTCTTCCCGGATACTGTCCTCGGCAACGGGCTTCGGCGCTTCCGGTTTTGCCGTTTGCGCAAAACCAGGGCTGCATTCCAAAGACAGAAAAAACACCAGGAAGACAAAAGGGGACACCAGTTTACGTTTTCTGAACCTATGTGAAATCATCTCTCATTTACTCACGTAAAAAGTCTATTACTGGATGTCGGGTGAAGAAGGCTTGGGCACAAAGAATTCAGCCTTTGGAAATTGGCTCAAGTCCTTGGCGATGCCCGCACGAAGGAACGCATTGACCCAATGAAAAATATCGTTCTTTTGAATGGAGCGCCTCATTTTCTCCATTCTGGCATGCCGAGTTTCCCCATCCATGATGAAAGCCTCGTAAATCGCGTCGGCAACCCCCTCGATGTCATAGGGGTTCACCAGCAGTGCACCGTTGTAAAGCTGAGCGGCCGCTCCGGCGAATTCACTCAATATCAAAACACCGTTGTTTTCTATGCTGCTGGCACAGAATTCCTTTGCCACCAGATTCATTCCGTCCTTGAGAGGCGTGATCAACGCAACCTCACAGGTACGATAGTAAGCCAGCAACTCCACCCGGTTGAGAGAGCGGTAAATGTAGTGAACAGGAGTCCATCCCACCTCCGTAAAGCGGCCGTTGATTTCACCCACCAGCCTCTCAATTTCGTGCTTCAATGCTTCATACTCCGGAACATCCTGACGACTGGGCACGACCACCTGGATCAGCGTGATTTTTCTTCTCAGCTCCGGATAGCGTTCCAGGGCATTGGCGAAAGCCAGCAACCGGTGAGGAATTCCCTTGGTATAGTCCAGACGGTCCACTCCCAGTATCAACTGCCGTTCGGGGAGATTGGCATGAATGATCCAGGCCAGGTCCTGCACTTCCCGGGTTCCGGCAAACTCCGCAAATTGTTTGAAATCGATGCTTATGGGAAAAGTCCCCACCAACACTTCCCTTTTGGGGGTCAGACACCTGGCAACCTGACCATGCCCGATCACCTTTGATCCAGGAATCAGCATGCGCACACAGTCCATAAAATTCCGCCGGTCGCGCACTGTCTGAAACCCTACCAAATCATACTGGAGCATTGCTTCGAGGATCTGAAAGCGCCACGGCAAACGAATGAAACCGTCCAACGGGGGGAAAGGAATGTGAAGGAAAAAACCGGTGTGCCGATTGACTCCCATCTTCTTCAGTTGATCCGCCACAAGGATCAACTGATAATCGTGAACCCATACATAGTCTTCCTCTTCCCCTGTATTTTCAGCAATAGCCCTGGCAAATTTGGCGTTCACCTGCTCGTAGACCCTCCAATACGCCGGATCGAAATTGCACCGTGAAGGCAGATCGTGAAAAAGAGGCCAGAGAATTTCATTGGAAAAACCAAAATAGTACTTCTGGATTTCCTCCTGCGTCAGATCCACCGGTTTGAGGGAATAGCCCGTCTCACGAGAGCCTTGGGCGAGCAGTTCCTCTAAAGCGCCATCATCCATGGATCCCTGCAGGTTCGATCCCAGCCAGCCGATCCATAAACCGCCGCGGTCCCGCAAAACAGGACCCAGCGCCGTCACAAGCCCTCCGGAACCCGATTTGATCATCCATTTCCCATCATTTCCCTTTTCCACGACTATCGCCAAACGGTTCGAGACGACAGCAAGTCTGGTTGTCTCCATTTATTTCAGCTCCCACAGGTACAAGTCAATGAAATCCAGGCTTCCAGAAACTGCTTAACAGCCTGACAATCCTTTAGAAATCCCTTTGCAGCAGTTGGATAGGAAGACGTGCCGACCTTTATTCCGATTCCCCGTTCCTGAATGATTCTGAAAGCGTCCTCATCGGTTTCATCATCGCCCACATATACCGGAAAGACTCCCGGCGGCTGGTGGAACAACAATTCCGA
This region of Desulforhabdus amnigena genomic DNA includes:
- a CDS encoding FKBP-type peptidyl-prolyl cis-trans isomerase, with translation MEIGKDMFVILEYTVRLKDGSYVKGEGTPVSLNFISGYDQILPSLEKRLVGLELGAETDFIIPAREAFGEHDKNQVRRKSFKEFPEGRSLEVGKWVVATNSETQAQYGYYVKEKTDDEVVLDYNHPLAGKDLYYHVKVVHLRPASKEELKEIRPCEHADEEEESRAVSLQ
- a CDS encoding mechanosensitive ion channel family protein, producing the protein MVSVFRNFNEINYLIIFFIVVASWLLIEFVERVFPWFAGNVPERFRFKILPLVPVLRLIIWIVSIIWIVPMIIHPTPENLLALLGAVGLGVGFAFKDYVSSLAAGIVAIYERPYRPGDWVEIDGAYGEVKSLEARVLRMVTLDDTLVSIPHKKIWDSNIYNANDAKRELLCVANFYLNPTHDAQLVRQKLYDVALTSPFVQLKNPIRVSVAEKPWGTHYRLKAYPIEGRDQNLFTSDLTVRGKAALLKMGIELAVIPFASSERGRMQ
- the ahbA gene encoding siroheme decarboxylase subunit alpha, translating into MDSINRVLLDRIQRSFPLISEPYRVLSEGLGINEDNVLKRIGRLKEQKLLRQISAIFNTGALGYRSCLVAMSVPEGEVERAAAAINLYPGVSHNYLRSGNYNIWFTIAVPPGISLEETIEELSKAAGGWPTLLLPALKKYKLAVVLDVLEEGESEAVEDPAGLPLVESSIQFDPCEDNIRVVRCIQEDLPLVGKPFKVWADSIGMEETELLELMLLWIQRGFIRRFAAVLNHRQVGFSANGMVVWRCPEERLDASGQILASHPEVSHCYYRPAYPTWPYNLYAMVHGRSIEDCERIAGKLGKAIGLTDYRILFSTREFKKIRLKLFWR
- a CDS encoding tetratricopeptide repeat protein, yielding MAHPSEAELKLNLYIKFLRERLFFEPTSATLHYNLGLAYSQKGQLDEAISEFKQALENDPNLVDAYVNMGGMFYQKGDMDQCIDANLKALALDPKLAIAHSNVGFAYLQKGDYENAIESSKQAIEIIPDNLQAYNNLAVAYIQAEKPRESIEASLKILSINDQFAPAHYNLAVAYRLTGAMKEARKHYEKAKALGYPIDSAAEAEWRNEE
- a CDS encoding alpha,alpha-trehalose-phosphate synthase (UDP-forming), yielding METTRLAVVSNRLAIVVEKGNDGKWMIKSGSGGLVTALGPVLRDRGGLWIGWLGSNLQGSMDDGALEELLAQGSRETGYSLKPVDLTQEEIQKYYFGFSNEILWPLFHDLPSRCNFDPAYWRVYEQVNAKFARAIAENTGEEEDYVWVHDYQLILVADQLKKMGVNRHTGFFLHIPFPPLDGFIRLPWRFQILEAMLQYDLVGFQTVRDRRNFMDCVRMLIPGSKVIGHGQVARCLTPKREVLVGTFPISIDFKQFAEFAGTREVQDLAWIIHANLPERQLILGVDRLDYTKGIPHRLLAFANALERYPELRRKITLIQVVVPSRQDVPEYEALKHEIERLVGEINGRFTEVGWTPVHYIYRSLNRVELLAYYRTCEVALITPLKDGMNLVAKEFCASSIENNGVLILSEFAGAAAQLYNGALLVNPYDIEGVADAIYEAFIMDGETRHARMEKMRRSIQKNDIFHWVNAFLRAGIAKDLSQFPKAEFFVPKPSSPDIQ
- a CDS encoding mechanosensitive ion channel; protein product: MISHRFRKRKLVSPFVFLVFFLSLECSPGFAQTAKPEAPKPVAEDSIREEATLITLGNIMESVQILTEQRRAKEKELKEAATEDQKVRIINEINEIDNRLSSLDKNFDEIATGTDLEAFSARPKTIFNWSEEMQDLLGPIVQELRNMTARPREIEKLRGEVDYYQKRIPIVKTALSNIEKRLAGVKDPMLKKELEDLEKEWKGREQQISNQLSVAQYQLSERLKEKESFWQSTQDVVLVFFRSRGRNLFFAVLAFVSVFLLFRLFYRYVYKSGLIHKSLKHSFYLRLATVIYHILTFIGAIGASLLVFYVAGDWVLLGISLLFLFGLAWTAKQAFPRFYDQGKLLLNLSTVKEGERVVYRGLPWKVEVLSFDTLLVNPELQGGVLHLPLKDLEDLRSRPYDSAEPWFPCKEGDWVILSDGTRGKVISQTPEMVQLVLLGGSRKTYPTKEFLEMNPNNISTNFRLNITFGIDYRHQSISTQEVPQKLAKSLMEELDKEGYGKDLVNLKVEFKEAGASSLDYAIIADFHGRAAKNHDTLARCIQRISVDACNRYGWEIPFTQIMVHNANVSREEKSE